One Echeneis naucrates chromosome 16, fEcheNa1.1, whole genome shotgun sequence DNA window includes the following coding sequences:
- the herpud1 gene encoding homocysteine-responsive endoplasmic reticulum-resident ubiquitin-like domain member 1 protein — protein MDEGDSQQEMIKLLIKTPNQNQEDLLVEDIQPNWTVEDLKTRLSAVFPSKPAVNDQRLIYAGKLLSDHQHIKDIFKQTDPTPTVHLVCACRNPLTGSLGARPKTKATEPRPMAASNSPSPSSSPAVQTPNAPELRQRRQTSSASAAAPAHTDTPVSPPWSPAWPAAAMNGAPQMNQPAFPNYSLYSPQQLLWLQHVYARQYYMQYQAALAAAGTVPPAPASVTGQYPPVPPHQVPVPAALANQNPINNLPANQNPAPNGAFINPGEANQNMRMNAQGGPVMEDEEDMERDWLDWLYSAARFCVLLMIVYFNSNLSRFLLVMSTLLLMYLHTAGWFPFRRLQGQRRNHLQPPDGQHNQQNENMIPNPNPDDELANRQREEAPAAVDGSEGPMTAVLVPPHRVSVMWTAWVFFKTFFSSLIPELPQGMAN, from the exons atggatgaaggAGATTCTCAACAAGAGATGATCAAACTTCTCATAAAAACGCCCAACCAGAACCAGGAGGACCTGTTGGTCGAAGACATCCAGCCGAACTGGACCGTGGAGGACCTGAAGACGCGGCTGTCGGCTGTGTTCCCCTCCAAACCG GCTGTGAATGACCAAAGACTGATCTATGCTGGTAAACTGCTGTCCGACCATCAACACATTAAAGACATCTTCAAGCag ACGGACCCCACTCCAACAGTACACctggtgtgtgcgtgcaggAATCCACTTACCGGATCGCTGGGCGCAAGACCTaag ACTAAAGCAACAGAACCAAGGCCAATGGCAGCCTCCAATTCACCCAGTCCCAGCAGCTCCCCTGCAGTCCAGACTCCTAACGCACCAGAGCTgaggcagaggagacagacctcttcagcttcagctgctGCCCCTGCTCACACAGACACCCCAGTATCTCCACCGTGGAGTCCTGCATGGCCTGCTGCTGCAAT gAATGGAGCACCACAGATGAATCAGCCAGCCTTTCCCAACTACTCCCTCTACAGCCCTCAACAGCTTCTTTGGCTCCAGCATGTCTACGCTAGGCAATATTATATGCAATA TCAGGCAGCCTTGGCAGCAGCAGGCACCGTTCCCCCTGCACCGGCCTCAGTCACTGGCCAGTACCCTCCTGTTCCTCCCCACCAGGTACCCGTGCCAGCCGCCTTAGCCAATCAGAATCCCATCAACAACCTGCCGGCAAATCAGAACCCAGCCCCGAATGGCGCCTTCATCAACCCAGGTGAGGCCAACCAGAATATGCGGATGAACGCACAGGGTGGTCCTGTAatggaggacgaggaggacaTGGAGCGTGACTGGCTGGACTGGTTGTACTCCGCCGCAAGGTTCTGCGTTCTGTTGATGATCGTGTACTTCAACTCCAACCTGAGTCGCTTTCTGCTGGTGATGAGCACGCTCCTTCTCATGTACCT GCACACAGCTGGTTGGTTTCCCTTCAGAAGGCTTCAGGGTCAAAGACGCAACCATCTCCAGCCCCCTGATGgccagcacaaccagcagaatgaaaacatgatCCCAAATCCAAATCCA GATGATGAGTTGGCCAACAGACAAAGGGAAGAAGCTCCAGCCGCAGTAGATGGATCTGAAGGACCAATGACAGCAGTTTTAGTTCCTCCTCACAGGGTGTCGGTCATGTGGACAGCCTGGGTATTCTTCAAaactttcttctcctccctcatACCAGAGCTTCCTCAAGGTATGGCCAACTGA